Proteins encoded by one window of Pseudonocardia alni:
- a CDS encoding NAD(P)/FAD-dependent oxidoreductase yields the protein MGVIVIGAGIAGVTCAAELVARGVDVTVYERARGAGGRLAVHRHDGRPADIGAAYFTVSDDRFDARVRRWRDDGLVRGWTDTLAVFDGAVRGADNPGPLRFAAPAGLRSLVTDTARDLVVRTGRTVERVRPGPDGPTVDGERADAVVLAMPDPQAARLLDPDTPAGAAVAGREWNPVLALTAGFAARDWPRLPAAFVNDHPVLSLVADDGDRRGDDAPVLVAHSTGDLARAHDADPAGAVPAMTAALRELLGITGEPDWTHVHRWRLAAPAGTREQTFHLGDDGVAVAGDGWGRSRVQTAWLSGLELAGELAGRLGR from the coding sequence GTGGGCGTGATCGTGATCGGGGCCGGCATCGCCGGGGTGACCTGCGCCGCGGAGCTGGTCGCCCGCGGCGTGGACGTGACGGTGTACGAGCGGGCCCGCGGAGCCGGGGGACGGCTCGCGGTGCACCGCCACGACGGCCGTCCCGCCGACATCGGCGCCGCCTACTTCACCGTCTCCGACGACCGGTTCGACGCCCGCGTCCGCCGCTGGCGCGACGACGGCCTGGTCCGCGGGTGGACCGACACCCTCGCGGTGTTCGACGGCGCCGTCCGGGGCGCGGACAACCCGGGTCCGCTGCGGTTCGCGGCACCGGCCGGGCTGCGGTCGCTGGTCACCGACACCGCCCGTGACCTCGTCGTCCGCACCGGCCGCACCGTCGAGCGGGTCCGCCCCGGCCCGGACGGCCCGACCGTCGACGGCGAGCGCGCCGACGCCGTCGTGCTGGCGATGCCCGACCCGCAGGCCGCACGGCTGCTCGACCCGGACACCCCCGCGGGCGCCGCGGTCGCCGGGCGGGAGTGGAACCCGGTGCTCGCCCTGACCGCCGGGTTCGCCGCGCGGGACTGGCCGCGGCTGCCCGCGGCGTTCGTCAACGACCACCCCGTCCTGTCCCTCGTCGCCGACGACGGCGACCGCCGCGGCGACGACGCCCCGGTACTCGTCGCGCACTCCACCGGCGACCTCGCCCGCGCCCACGACGCCGACCCCGCCGGCGCGGTGCCCGCGATGACCGCCGCCCTCCGGGAGCTGCTGGGCATCACCGGGGAGCCGGACTGGACGCACGTGCACCGCTGGCGCCTCGCCGCCCCCGCCGGCACGCGGGAGCAGACCTTCCACCTCGGCGACGACGGCGTCGCCGTGGCAGGGGACGGCTGGGGCCGGTCCCGGGTGCAGACGGCCTGGCTGTCCGGGCTGGAGCTGGCCGGGGAGCTCGCGGGACGGCTGGGTCGCTGA
- a CDS encoding FAD-binding oxidoreductase, with translation MPDRATAAVPVVVEPKGRPFGGSTAPAELDVSGPDAAGRAVLAELAAALDADRVLTDPDVVRPYVHDEAEWAEYGTPLCVVRARTTADVAATVRACAAHRVPVVARGAGTGLSGGANAVDGCVLVSLERMTAIREISAGERLAVVEPGVVNDDLRAACAEQGLWYPPDPASAPWSTIGGNVATNAGGLCCVKYGVTRDYVLALEVVTATGEVVRLGRRTAKGVVGYDLAGLMVGSEGTLGIITEITVKLRPARPAAPRTPHDDPDARDRTRAAFDEIIGAAVELGGTVTGEHGVGLLKRDGMERELGPEVLALQRAVKAALDPDGILNPGKAV, from the coding sequence ATGCCCGACCGCGCCACCGCTGCCGTCCCCGTCGTCGTCGAGCCCAAGGGACGGCCGTTCGGCGGGTCCACCGCGCCCGCGGAGCTCGACGTCTCCGGCCCGGACGCCGCCGGGCGCGCGGTACTCGCCGAGCTGGCCGCCGCGCTCGACGCCGACCGGGTCCTCACCGACCCCGACGTCGTGCGCCCCTACGTCCACGACGAGGCCGAGTGGGCCGAGTACGGAACGCCGCTCTGCGTGGTGCGGGCACGGACCACCGCCGACGTCGCCGCGACCGTGCGGGCCTGTGCGGCCCACCGGGTCCCGGTCGTCGCGCGGGGTGCGGGCACCGGGCTGTCCGGCGGGGCGAACGCGGTCGACGGCTGTGTCCTGGTCAGCCTGGAACGGATGACCGCGATCCGGGAGATCTCGGCGGGGGAGAGGCTCGCCGTCGTCGAACCGGGGGTGGTCAACGACGACCTGCGGGCCGCCTGCGCGGAGCAGGGCCTCTGGTACCCGCCGGACCCGGCGTCGGCGCCCTGGTCGACGATCGGCGGCAACGTCGCGACCAACGCGGGCGGGCTGTGCTGCGTGAAGTACGGCGTCACCCGCGACTACGTGCTCGCCCTCGAGGTCGTCACCGCCACCGGTGAGGTCGTGCGGCTCGGGCGGCGCACCGCGAAGGGGGTCGTCGGCTACGACCTCGCCGGGCTGATGGTCGGCTCGGAGGGGACGCTCGGGATCATCACCGAGATCACCGTGAAGCTGCGCCCGGCCCGCCCGGCCGCACCGCGCACCCCGCACGACGACCCGGACGCCCGGGACCGCACCCGCGCCGCGTTCGACGAGATCATCGGCGCGGCCGTCGAGCTGGGCGGGACGGTCACCGGCGAGCACGGCGTCGGCCTGCTCAAGCGCGACGGGATGGAGCGCGAGCTCGGCCCGGAGGTGCTCGCCCTGCAGCGGGCGGTGAAGGCGGCCCTCGACCCGGACGGCATCCTGAACCCGGGCAAGGCCGTCTGA
- a CDS encoding CYTH and CHAD domain-containing protein gives MSTTDPALVPSALALTYRGPAHTGAPRLSGVDGVHEVVPVVAAEVREVERLDTADLRLFSAGIELVVEHVVPDRASVVPPGSVWVLRLPDAGPGDDLRVPLSGSEVEGVADRSVPDGIDALVRRVRGGAPLVPVGRVHVTRTVSRMRDDAGRDLATLTREQVDVATLGGSATVESWTEAVVEPGTAGTALLQQLDDALRTTGLVRAPRGGSARLTALLAEAAPVDPPRRTGRTGSAGALLLRYLGDQVDALAAREQDLRADRPDAVHQMRIAARRMRSALRTYAGLLEGPRVAHVVAELRWLGRALAGERDAEVQEERLNARLSALEPELLLGPVQAAVTRHFARTRAETGAAVLDVVDGERYAALQGALRRLLADPPLSRRARKPATTVLPAMVGRTARKLERRMARALADLDAGQVAPDSLHDARKTGKQLRYATEVARPSVGKDARAFAKRLKKVSDVLGEHQDAVVSRETLRTLGARAGAERDNGFTFGVLHGRDTATMLDLERRLPTVWETAWTRRARRWMRR, from the coding sequence ATGAGTACGACCGACCCGGCCCTGGTCCCGTCCGCGCTCGCCCTGACCTACCGGGGTCCGGCGCACACCGGTGCGCCGCGGCTGTCCGGCGTGGACGGCGTGCACGAGGTGGTGCCGGTGGTGGCGGCCGAGGTGCGCGAGGTCGAACGTCTCGACACCGCCGACCTGCGGCTGTTCTCCGCGGGCATCGAGCTCGTCGTCGAGCACGTGGTGCCCGACCGGGCCTCGGTGGTGCCGCCCGGCTCGGTCTGGGTGCTGCGGCTGCCCGACGCCGGCCCCGGCGACGACCTGCGCGTCCCGCTGTCCGGCAGCGAGGTCGAGGGCGTCGCCGACCGGTCGGTCCCCGACGGCATCGACGCGCTCGTCCGCCGGGTCCGGGGCGGCGCGCCGCTGGTGCCGGTGGGCCGGGTGCACGTCACCCGCACCGTCAGCAGGATGCGCGACGACGCCGGGCGCGACCTGGCCACCCTGACCCGCGAGCAGGTCGACGTCGCGACGCTGGGCGGGTCGGCGACCGTCGAGAGCTGGACCGAGGCCGTCGTCGAACCGGGGACGGCCGGGACCGCCCTGCTGCAGCAGCTCGACGACGCCCTGCGCACCACCGGCCTCGTCCGTGCCCCGCGCGGCGGCTCCGCCCGGCTGACCGCGCTGCTGGCCGAGGCGGCGCCCGTCGACCCGCCGCGGCGGACCGGGCGCACGGGCAGCGCCGGTGCGCTGCTGCTGCGCTACCTCGGGGACCAGGTCGACGCGCTCGCCGCGCGCGAGCAGGACCTGCGCGCCGACCGCCCGGACGCGGTGCACCAGATGCGCATCGCCGCCCGCCGGATGCGCAGCGCGCTGCGTACCTACGCGGGGCTCCTGGAGGGCCCGCGGGTCGCGCACGTGGTCGCCGAGCTGCGCTGGCTGGGCCGGGCGCTGGCCGGTGAACGCGACGCCGAGGTCCAGGAGGAGCGCCTGAACGCCCGGCTGAGCGCGCTGGAGCCGGAGCTGCTGCTGGGACCGGTGCAGGCCGCCGTCACCCGGCACTTCGCCCGCACCCGCGCCGAGACCGGGGCGGCGGTGCTCGACGTCGTCGACGGGGAGCGCTACGCCGCGCTGCAGGGCGCGCTGCGCCGGCTGCTCGCCGACCCGCCGCTGTCGCGCCGGGCCCGCAAGCCCGCGACCACCGTCCTTCCCGCGATGGTGGGCCGTACGGCCCGCAAGCTGGAGCGGCGGATGGCACGCGCGCTGGCCGACCTCGACGCCGGTCAGGTCGCCCCCGACTCGCTGCACGACGCCCGCAAGACCGGCAAGCAGCTCCGCTACGCCACCGAGGTCGCCCGGCCCAGCGTGGGGAAGGACGCGCGGGCGTTCGCGAAGCGGCTCAAGAAGGTCTCCGACGTGCTCGGCGAGCACCAGGACGCCGTCGTCTCCCGGGAGACCCTGCGGACCCTCGGGGCCCGCGCCGGCGCCGAGCGGGACAACGGGTTCACCTTCGGTGTGCTGCACGGCCGGGACACCGCGACGATGCTCGACCTGGAGCGCAGGCTGCCCACGGTGTGGGAGACGGCGTGGACGCGGCGCGCCCGCCGGTGGATGCGCCGCTAG
- a CDS encoding PHP domain-containing protein, with product MRDAVADLRRIAFLLERAQESTYRVRAFRTAAGALRGRDAEELARLHASGGLTDLKGVGEVTARCVGESVAGEEPVYLRRLEDAVARADATGVPLAEAALRLREGLRGDCHSHTDASDGGSPLAEMAETAIGLGHDYLVVTDHSPRLTVANGLSADRLRRQVEQIAQLNERITASGSDFRVLTGIEVDILDDGALDQSEDLLASLDVVVASVHSKLRMPRDEMTERMLTAVANPHVDVLGHCTGRMVTGRRTRPESEFDADAVFAACAEHGVAVEINARPERLDPPKRLLRLAVEAGCEFTIDTDAHAPGQLDWLDHGCARAVACGVDPERIRNTRDLAGLLRR from the coding sequence GTGAGAGACGCCGTCGCCGACCTCCGCCGGATCGCGTTCCTGCTCGAACGCGCCCAGGAGTCGACCTACCGGGTGCGCGCGTTCCGGACCGCGGCCGGCGCGCTGCGCGGTCGCGACGCCGAGGAGCTGGCCCGGCTGCACGCCTCGGGCGGCCTCACGGACCTGAAGGGTGTCGGCGAGGTGACCGCGCGCTGCGTGGGGGAGTCCGTCGCCGGGGAGGAACCGGTCTACCTGCGACGGCTGGAGGACGCCGTCGCCCGCGCCGACGCCACCGGGGTGCCCCTGGCCGAGGCGGCGCTGCGGCTGCGCGAGGGCCTGCGCGGGGACTGCCACAGCCACACCGACGCCTCCGACGGCGGCTCCCCGCTCGCCGAGATGGCCGAGACCGCGATCGGGCTGGGCCACGACTACCTCGTCGTCACCGACCACTCGCCGCGCCTGACCGTCGCGAACGGGCTGTCCGCGGACCGGCTGCGGCGCCAGGTCGAGCAGATCGCGCAGCTCAACGAGCGGATCACCGCGTCCGGGTCGGACTTCCGGGTGCTCACCGGCATCGAGGTGGACATCCTCGACGACGGCGCCCTCGACCAGTCCGAGGACCTGCTCGCCTCGCTCGACGTGGTGGTGGCCAGCGTGCACTCGAAGCTGCGGATGCCCCGCGACGAGATGACCGAGCGGATGCTCACCGCCGTCGCGAACCCGCACGTCGACGTGCTCGGGCACTGCACGGGCCGGATGGTCACCGGCCGCCGCACGCGCCCCGAGTCCGAGTTCGACGCCGACGCCGTCTTCGCCGCCTGCGCGGAACACGGCGTCGCCGTGGAGATCAACGCCCGGCCCGAGCGCCTCGACCCGCCCAAGCGGCTGCTGCGCCTGGCCGTCGAGGCCGGGTGCGAATTCACGATCGACACCGACGCGCACGCCCCCGGGCAGCTCGACTGGCTCGACCACGGCTGCGCCCGCGCCGTCGCCTGCGGGGTGGACCCGGAGCGGATCCGCAACACCCGCGACCTCGCGGGCCTGCTGCGCCGCTGA
- a CDS encoding cupin domain-containing protein: MARPDLAVALDLAPHPEGGWYRRTWTSPVVVATPYGPRPSATAILYLLDAPGRWHRVRSTELWCRHSGPEADLVLGGDGPDPVPGARLRLGPAGPQQEVPAGVWQRAEPAGPGAVLVSCVVSPGFDVADFELR; this comes from the coding sequence GTGGCTCGCCCCGACCTCGCCGTCGCGCTGGACCTCGCCCCGCACCCGGAGGGTGGCTGGTACCGGCGGACCTGGACCTCACCGGTCGTCGTCGCGACCCCGTACGGTCCACGCCCCTCGGCGACGGCGATCCTCTACCTCCTCGACGCCCCCGGCCGGTGGCACCGCGTCCGGTCCACCGAGCTGTGGTGCCGGCACTCGGGCCCCGAGGCGGACCTGGTCCTCGGTGGTGACGGGCCGGACCCCGTCCCCGGGGCCCGGTTGCGCCTCGGGCCGGCCGGCCCGCAGCAGGAGGTCCCGGCCGGGGTGTGGCAGCGGGCGGAGCCGGCGGGGCCGGGGGCGGTCCTGGTCAGCTGCGTCGTCTCACCCGGCTTCGACGTCGCCGACTTCGAGCTGCGCTGA
- a CDS encoding glycoside hydrolase family 16 protein: MRTRTRTTVAVLAATLALSAVTTAGASTASAAPTAPAAAVTRTVADDPAPPRDDSGAAAPAPTGPAGGDPTGPAAGTATPGGGPAGGTAKATPADPAAPPASSHCTETAAQELGWGAPARESGFDGTTVPPDWHPYGPEPGHNKKGTRTPEAVTVADGAMTISADADGNTGAVSWHPGQKYGRWEACVKSDEGRGGINALLLLWPVAEDFPVGGEVDWMEIMDDSRQKTSFFLHYGPGNDQDYGSVEHDSTQWSAYALEWTPEKITAYVNGKEWYSNTDTDQFPPRPMNMTMQLDYFGNAGGPTAMHMDWARQWALPQSTVATLSLPPGSAATGQPRDFPDRKPRELSEPEQQAQTAMLAREHR, from the coding sequence GTGCGGACCAGGACCAGGACGACGGTGGCGGTGCTCGCCGCGACGCTCGCGCTGTCGGCGGTCACGACGGCCGGTGCGTCGACGGCGTCGGCGGCACCCACGGCTCCGGCGGCCGCCGTGACCCGGACCGTCGCCGACGACCCGGCGCCCCCGCGGGACGACAGCGGCGCGGCCGCGCCCGCCCCGACCGGCCCGGCCGGCGGAGACCCGACCGGCCCGGCCGCGGGCACCGCGACTCCGGGAGGCGGCCCGGCCGGCGGGACGGCGAAGGCGACCCCGGCCGACCCCGCCGCGCCCCCGGCGTCGTCGCACTGCACCGAGACCGCGGCGCAGGAGCTCGGCTGGGGCGCGCCCGCCCGCGAGTCCGGCTTCGACGGCACCACGGTCCCGCCGGACTGGCACCCCTACGGCCCCGAGCCCGGCCACAACAAGAAGGGCACCCGCACCCCGGAGGCGGTCACCGTCGCCGACGGGGCGATGACCATCTCCGCCGACGCCGACGGCAACACCGGCGCCGTCAGCTGGCACCCCGGCCAGAAGTACGGCCGCTGGGAGGCCTGCGTGAAGTCGGACGAGGGCCGGGGCGGGATCAACGCGCTGCTGCTGCTCTGGCCGGTGGCCGAGGACTTCCCGGTCGGCGGCGAGGTCGACTGGATGGAGATCATGGACGACTCCCGCCAGAAGACCAGCTTCTTCCTCCACTACGGACCGGGCAACGACCAGGACTACGGGTCGGTGGAGCACGACTCGACGCAGTGGTCGGCCTACGCGCTGGAATGGACCCCGGAGAAGATCACCGCGTACGTGAACGGGAAGGAGTGGTACTCCAACACCGACACCGACCAGTTCCCGCCGCGCCCGATGAACATGACCATGCAGCTGGACTACTTCGGCAACGCCGGCGGCCCCACCGCGATGCACATGGACTGGGCCCGGCAGTGGGCGCTGCCGCAGAGCACCGTGGCCACGCTGAGCCTGCCGCCCGGCTCGGCCGCGACCGGGCAGCCCCGCGACTTCCCCGACCGGAAGCCGCGCGAGCTGTCGGAGCCCGAGCAGCAGGCGCAGACCGCGATGCTCGCCCGCGAGCATCGCTGA
- a CDS encoding carbohydrate kinase family protein codes for MPDTAAGRPPRGVIAVAGEALVDIVPVTAQREAQADRASTQQYWELAPGGSPANVAVGLSRLDVPARMLARLADDLLGRKLRDHLEDNGVDLSHSVEADEPSSLAIVELAADGQASYDFRIAGTADWQWTDDELAGALDDGPAGPVVAVHSGSLALTTAPGHEALRELLASAVDTATVSYDPNFRPLLMGTPEEILPGVHELLGVADVVKVSEEDLGWLHPGREPGDVVGEWLELGPAVVVVTLGANGVLAGTSSGLHLVLSGRTVEVVDTVGAGDSFSAALLAGLHRRGLLGATARDDLYRIDRPTLEAVLTEAVAASAITCSRHGANPPTRAELDAAV; via the coding sequence ATGCCCGACACAGCTGCCGGACGCCCGCCACGCGGAGTGATCGCCGTCGCCGGAGAAGCCCTCGTCGACATCGTCCCCGTGACCGCGCAGCGGGAAGCGCAGGCGGACCGCGCATCGACACAGCAGTACTGGGAGCTCGCGCCCGGCGGCAGCCCCGCGAACGTCGCGGTCGGGCTGTCCCGCCTCGACGTGCCGGCCCGGATGCTGGCCCGGCTCGCCGACGACCTGCTCGGGCGCAAGCTGCGCGACCATCTCGAGGACAACGGCGTCGACCTGTCGCACTCGGTCGAGGCGGACGAGCCGTCGTCGCTGGCGATCGTGGAGCTGGCCGCCGACGGGCAGGCGTCCTACGACTTCCGGATCGCGGGCACCGCGGACTGGCAGTGGACCGACGACGAGCTCGCCGGCGCCCTCGACGACGGCCCGGCAGGCCCGGTCGTCGCCGTCCACTCCGGATCGCTGGCGCTGACCACCGCGCCCGGTCACGAGGCGCTGCGCGAGCTGCTCGCCTCCGCTGTGGACACCGCGACGGTGAGCTACGACCCGAACTTCCGGCCGCTGCTGATGGGCACGCCGGAGGAGATCCTGCCCGGCGTGCACGAGCTGCTCGGCGTGGCCGACGTGGTGAAGGTCAGTGAGGAGGACCTGGGCTGGCTGCACCCGGGCCGCGAGCCCGGCGACGTCGTCGGCGAGTGGCTCGAGCTCGGTCCGGCGGTCGTCGTGGTCACCCTCGGGGCGAACGGGGTGCTGGCCGGGACGTCGTCGGGGCTGCACCTGGTGCTGTCCGGCCGCACCGTCGAGGTCGTCGACACCGTCGGTGCCGGGGACAGCTTCTCCGCGGCGCTGCTCGCCGGTCTGCACCGGCGCGGGCTGCTCGGCGCGACCGCCCGCGACGACCTGTACCGCATCGACCGGCCGACCCTGGAGGCCGTGCTGACCGAGGCCGTCGCGGCGTCGGCGATCACCTGCTCGCGGCACGGCGCGAACCCGCCCACCCGCGCGGAGCTCGACGCCGCGGTCTGA
- a CDS encoding CobW family GTP-binding protein, whose amino-acid sequence MPRKIPVVVLAGFLGAGKTTLLNHLLAAGGDARIGVVVNDFGSVGIDAMRVAGQAGDVVGLGNGCLCCEVGEGGVSSVLEKLTRRRDEIDVVVIEASGIAEPGTLVQLVLDALGQHLSFGGLVEVVDAAEFEDSRRRHPQLDKHVGMADLVVLNKIDRVGPGPLWRVRRLCREANPRAPIVPVRDGAVDPALLFDIEIVPGRQLMLGERVDEPHSHHLHAGYQSLTFLCDEPLDAARLQDLLDARPSGLYRIKGSVRFAAAPDRERWDLHTVGRYVRFRRSRWDPDEPRRTTLVLIGTGLDEAALERSLRACVATDSDRCDADALLPVARYAV is encoded by the coding sequence ATGCCCCGGAAGATCCCGGTCGTGGTGCTGGCCGGATTCCTCGGAGCCGGCAAGACGACACTGCTGAACCACCTCCTCGCCGCGGGCGGGGACGCGCGGATCGGCGTGGTCGTCAACGACTTCGGGTCGGTCGGCATCGACGCGATGCGTGTGGCCGGTCAGGCCGGCGACGTCGTCGGGCTCGGCAACGGCTGCCTGTGCTGCGAGGTCGGTGAGGGTGGCGTCTCCTCGGTGCTGGAGAAGCTGACCCGCCGCCGCGACGAGATCGACGTCGTCGTCATCGAGGCCAGCGGCATCGCCGAGCCCGGCACACTGGTCCAGCTCGTGCTCGACGCGCTGGGCCAGCACCTGAGCTTCGGCGGGCTCGTCGAGGTCGTCGACGCCGCGGAGTTCGAGGACTCGCGGCGCCGCCACCCCCAGCTCGACAAGCACGTCGGCATGGCCGACCTCGTCGTCCTGAACAAGATCGACCGGGTGGGACCGGGGCCGCTGTGGCGGGTCCGGCGGCTGTGCCGCGAGGCGAACCCGCGGGCCCCGATCGTGCCGGTCCGCGACGGCGCGGTGGACCCGGCGCTGCTGTTCGACATCGAGATCGTGCCGGGCCGCCAGCTGATGCTGGGCGAGCGCGTCGACGAGCCGCACTCCCACCACCTGCACGCCGGCTACCAGAGCCTGACGTTCCTGTGCGACGAGCCGCTCGACGCCGCCCGCCTGCAGGACCTCCTCGACGCCCGGCCGTCCGGGCTGTACCGGATCAAGGGCTCGGTGCGCTTCGCCGCCGCCCCGGACCGGGAACGCTGGGACCTGCACACCGTCGGCCGGTACGTGCGGTTCCGCCGGAGCCGGTGGGACCCCGACGAGCCCCGCCGCACCACCCTGGTCCTGATCGGGACCGGGCTGGACGAGGCCGCGTTGGAACGTTCGCTGCGCGCCTGCGTCGCGACCGACTCCGACCGCTGCGACGCCGACGCCCTGCTCCCCGTCGCCCGCTACGCCGTCTGA
- a CDS encoding small ribosomal subunit Rsm22 family protein, which yields MVPDLSPDLSGALGAALDDALDRVPAARLAPVVDRLIRDYRSGTVPTAPILRTDDDAAAYAAYRMPATHAAVVDVLERAAARVPEPVSLLDLGGGTGAAVWAAAQVWPSLERATVLEAAAPARALGRRLAGGAPSALLRGAHWEAAVLGTAPALPDTDLLTACYLLGELAVPVRDAVVDAAARAARVVVLVEPGTPAGHARILDARARLLAAGLTVAAPCPHDGACPVTGDDWCHFAVRVGRSSRHRALKAGSLGHEDEKFSYVVAVRDDDGTVGRAPGRVVRHPHTRKGLVTLRVCEADGTLRDTPVPRSRKELFRHARDTAWGDAWPPG from the coding sequence GTGGTCCCCGACCTGTCCCCCGACCTGTCCGGCGCGCTCGGCGCCGCCCTCGACGACGCGCTCGACCGGGTCCCCGCCGCGCGGCTCGCGCCGGTGGTCGACCGGCTGATCCGCGACTACCGCAGCGGCACCGTGCCCACCGCGCCGATCCTGCGCACGGACGACGACGCGGCCGCCTACGCCGCGTACCGGATGCCCGCGACGCACGCGGCGGTCGTCGACGTGCTGGAGCGGGCCGCAGCGCGGGTACCGGAGCCGGTGTCGCTGCTCGACCTCGGCGGCGGGACCGGCGCCGCGGTGTGGGCCGCGGCGCAGGTGTGGCCGTCGCTGGAGCGGGCCACGGTGCTGGAGGCCGCGGCGCCGGCCCGGGCGCTGGGGCGCAGGCTCGCGGGCGGAGCTCCGTCGGCGCTGCTGCGCGGCGCCCACTGGGAGGCCGCGGTGCTCGGCACCGCCCCGGCGCTGCCGGACACCGACCTGCTGACCGCCTGCTACCTGCTCGGGGAACTGGCGGTCCCGGTGCGCGACGCCGTCGTCGACGCCGCCGCCCGGGCCGCGCGGGTGGTCGTGCTCGTCGAGCCGGGGACACCGGCCGGGCACGCGCGCATCCTCGACGCCCGTGCCCGGCTGCTCGCCGCGGGCCTGACCGTCGCCGCGCCCTGCCCGCACGACGGCGCCTGCCCGGTGACCGGTGACGACTGGTGCCACTTCGCCGTGCGCGTCGGCCGCAGTTCGCGCCACCGGGCGCTGAAGGCCGGCTCGCTGGGCCACGAGGACGAGAAGTTCTCCTACGTCGTCGCCGTGCGTGACGACGACGGCACCGTCGGACGGGCCCCGGGCCGGGTGGTCCGGCACCCGCACACACGCAAGGGACTGGTGACTCTGCGTGTCTGCGAGGCGGACGGGACGCTGCGGGACACACCCGTCCCACGCAGTCGCAAGGAGCTGTTCCGGCACGCCCGTGACACCGCGTGGGGCGACGCCTGGCCACCCGGGTGA
- the idi gene encoding isopentenyl-diphosphate Delta-isomerase, with amino-acid sequence MEQVVLLDEEGNPVGVADKATVHGASTPRHLAFSCYGVDDAGRLLVTRRARTKTAFPLVWTNTCCGHPAPGEDMADAVHRRLADELGIRATELRMVLPDFSYRASQDGIEENELCPVFVARISGEPEPRPDEVEDVAWWSWSRFRAAADDPASGLSPWARMQAPLLDVLADPLLVGARG; translated from the coding sequence ATGGAACAGGTCGTGCTGCTGGACGAGGAGGGCAACCCGGTCGGCGTCGCGGACAAGGCCACCGTGCACGGTGCGAGCACCCCGCGGCACCTGGCGTTCTCCTGCTACGGCGTCGACGACGCCGGCCGGCTGCTGGTGACCCGGCGTGCCCGCACCAAGACCGCCTTCCCGCTGGTCTGGACCAACACCTGCTGCGGGCACCCCGCCCCCGGCGAGGACATGGCCGACGCGGTGCACCGCAGGCTGGCCGACGAGCTGGGCATCCGCGCGACCGAGCTGCGGATGGTGCTGCCGGACTTCAGCTACCGCGCGTCGCAGGACGGGATCGAGGAGAACGAGCTCTGCCCGGTGTTCGTCGCCCGGATCAGCGGCGAGCCCGAGCCGCGCCCCGACGAGGTCGAGGACGTGGCCTGGTGGAGCTGGTCGCGCTTCCGCGCCGCCGCCGACGACCCGGCCTCCGGGCTGTCACCGTGGGCGCGGATGCAGGCCCCGCTGCTCGACGTGCTGGCCGACCCGCTGCTGGTCGGCGCCCGGGGCTGA